The following are from one region of the Paraglaciecola sp. L1A13 genome:
- a CDS encoding response regulator, whose protein sequence is MNKDASYISKKIRAVSYILVADDDADDQELIQDAFSDNEIVLDKLRFVDDGEELIHFLENAEILPSIILLDLNMPRKSGREALAEIKQNPTLKHIPVIMFTTSDSEVDIKECHMIGCNAYLTKPNNYIDLVSLMKDLISFWLLQAKIQYD, encoded by the coding sequence GTGAACAAAGATGCCAGTTATATTTCCAAAAAGATCAGAGCGGTTAGTTACATTTTGGTTGCTGATGATGACGCAGATGACCAAGAGTTAATTCAAGATGCGTTTTCAGATAATGAAATTGTTTTAGATAAGCTCCGTTTTGTAGATGATGGTGAGGAACTGATTCACTTTTTAGAAAATGCCGAAATTCTTCCTAGTATCATATTGTTAGATTTAAATATGCCTCGAAAATCAGGCCGAGAGGCTTTGGCTGAGATTAAGCAAAATCCCACGTTGAAACACATTCCAGTTATCATGTTCACTACTTCGGACTCTGAAGTCGATATTAAAGAGTGCCATATGATTGGGTGTAATGCTTATTTAACCAAGCCTAACAACTACATTGATTTAGTCTCGTTAATGAAAGACTTAATCAGTTTCTGGTTGCTGCAAGCGAAAATTCAGTACGATTAG
- a CDS encoding hybrid sensor histidine kinase/response regulator translates to MDAKRTKIELAEYAASIINTVREPLITLDQDLRVVTASRSFYEIFKVKPKETIGQLIYHLGNKQWDIPKLRELLETILPEKTSFDDYEVEHDFATIGRRTMLLNARQIEQSKGKKRVILLAIEDITQRKEIEAGLETTRIELEALARELERADRVKSEFLASMSHELRTPLNAIIGFSEVLQDGLIGEITEQQKKYIGNIFESGQHLLSLVNDVLDLSKLEAGKMNLDLEILEPASLLRGSLIMVKEKAMLQGIILKENMPTELGLMQCDGRKLKQIIYNLLSNAVKFIPDGGEVTLNARRVPRSKAHLVAVNELWKIREIGAAENVMGDFEEFLEIAVHDTGIGISCDDLDKLFQPFSQIDSSLSRKYEGTGLGLMMVQNLVHLHGGAAAVASAAGLGSCFTFWLPWRDASFGNEISISELPPTITEKNYDDIGEEHTTIPLAILVEADKKSAELINISLKEEGFAVHHVQSAEEALRVLERVTPALITLDIQCLEWTDGSFLVGVNRYLH, encoded by the coding sequence GTGGATGCCAAGCGTACTAAAATAGAGTTGGCAGAGTATGCTGCAAGTATCATCAACACGGTAAGAGAGCCTTTAATTACGCTCGACCAGGACTTAAGGGTGGTCACCGCTAGTCGCTCTTTTTATGAAATTTTTAAAGTTAAGCCAAAAGAGACCATTGGGCAGCTTATTTATCATTTGGGCAATAAACAATGGGATATTCCCAAACTGAGAGAGTTGCTTGAAACGATTTTACCTGAGAAGACCAGTTTTGATGATTATGAGGTTGAGCATGATTTCGCCACCATAGGTCGTCGTACTATGCTGTTAAATGCACGACAGATAGAGCAATCGAAAGGTAAAAAGCGAGTCATCCTACTCGCTATCGAAGACATTACTCAACGTAAAGAAATTGAAGCCGGCTTAGAAACCACTCGAATAGAACTTGAAGCACTAGCTAGAGAGTTAGAACGTGCTGACCGAGTAAAGTCCGAATTTCTGGCAAGTATGTCACATGAATTGCGCACCCCCCTCAATGCCATTATAGGTTTCTCTGAAGTATTGCAGGATGGTCTAATCGGCGAAATTACAGAGCAGCAAAAAAAGTACATCGGCAATATTTTTGAGAGTGGCCAACATCTCCTTTCGTTGGTGAACGATGTACTCGATCTTTCTAAGTTAGAAGCAGGTAAGATGAACCTCGATCTAGAAATATTGGAACCTGCCAGTTTGCTACGCGGTAGTCTCATTATGGTAAAAGAGAAAGCCATGTTGCAGGGAATAATTCTTAAAGAGAATATGCCAACAGAGCTAGGTTTGATGCAGTGTGATGGACGTAAACTCAAGCAGATCATCTATAACCTTTTATCAAATGCGGTTAAGTTTATACCTGATGGTGGAGAGGTAACTTTAAATGCTCGTCGAGTACCCCGCTCAAAGGCTCATTTGGTCGCAGTAAATGAACTTTGGAAAATCCGTGAAATCGGTGCAGCTGAAAATGTAATGGGTGATTTCGAGGAGTTTTTGGAAATCGCCGTGCATGACACCGGTATCGGTATATCCTGCGATGATCTCGACAAGCTTTTTCAACCTTTTAGCCAAATTGATAGCAGTCTATCTCGAAAATATGAGGGCACGGGTCTAGGATTGATGATGGTGCAAAATCTCGTTCACTTGCACGGTGGTGCGGCAGCAGTAGCCAGCGCAGCGGGGCTGGGATCCTGTTTTACGTTCTGGCTACCTTGGCGTGACGCGAGTTTTGGGAATGAAATTAGCATCTCTGAGCTTCCGCCAACAATCACAGAGAAAAACTATGATGACATCGGCGAGGAGCACACAACCATCCCTCTCGCTATTTTGGTGGAGGCGGACAAAAAATCTGCCGAATTAATAAATATCTCACTGAAGGAGGAAGGTTTTGCAGTACATCATGTTCAAAGTGCAGAGGAAGCACTTCGGGTGTTGGAACGAGTAACCCCTGCTTTAATCACCTTAGACATTCAGTGCCTGGAATGGACGGATGGGAGTTTCTTAGTCGGTGTAAACAGATACCTGCATTGA
- a CDS encoding PleD family two-component system response regulator: protein MDDDPLALELVATQLEHMGIIPLSAHGGAEAIELAREHKPAIIMLDLMMPDLSGFDVVNALQKYPETDSIPIIIVTAKVVSREDREMLNGNIYKIIEKSEFNSQTCRREVQRALKIKRQRSGPKDRRKRSPLIDRRQKK, encoded by the coding sequence GTGGACGACGACCCTCTTGCTTTGGAGCTCGTTGCCACCCAACTGGAACATATGGGAATAATACCACTTTCTGCTCACGGCGGCGCAGAGGCCATTGAGCTTGCTCGGGAGCATAAGCCAGCGATAATCATGCTTGATTTAATGATGCCTGATCTTAGCGGCTTTGATGTCGTCAATGCACTCCAGAAATATCCTGAAACTGATTCGATTCCTATCATCATTGTAACCGCTAAGGTGGTCAGTCGTGAAGATAGGGAAATGCTCAATGGTAACATTTACAAAATCATTGAAAAATCCGAATTCAATAGCCAGACCTGCAGACGCGAAGTACAGCGCGCGTTGAAAATTAAGCGCCAAAGAAGTGGTCCGAAAGATAGGCGTAAAAGAAGCCCATTAATAGATAGACGTCAGAAAAAATAA
- a CDS encoding response regulator: MATILIVEDNPNNMELATLLLEAANHKVIQAEDAHSCLHKTRSETPDLILMDIQLPGMSGLEATSLLKKDPATQLIPIIAVTALAMTGDEDRCRAAGCDGYISKPLRYKKLWSVVEKYLIKR, encoded by the coding sequence ATGGCTACCATACTTATCGTAGAAGACAATCCAAATAATATGGAGCTTGCAACGTTATTGTTGGAAGCGGCTAATCATAAGGTCATTCAGGCGGAAGATGCGCATAGTTGCCTGCACAAGACCCGATCTGAAACTCCTGACTTGATTCTGATGGATATTCAGCTGCCTGGTATGTCGGGTTTAGAAGCGACTTCGTTGCTAAAAAAAGACCCTGCTACACAATTAATCCCCATCATTGCTGTTACGGCGCTAGCCATGACTGGTGACGAGGATCGTTGTCGAGCCGCAGGTTGTGATGGCTATATATCAAAACCATTGCGCTATAAAAAATTATGGAGCGTAGTTGAAAAATATTTAATAAAACGCTGA
- a CDS encoding two-component system response regulator, with protein MDNPAKILIVDDEAPNRELLTVMLEYEGYNVITVSSGEEALKRVEVEPPDLILLDVMMPGMNGNKVVGKLKYNPQTKSIPVIMITALDSNTAKLAALNSGAEDFLSKPVDRAELTLRVRNMLRLKDYSDLLSTYNDTLEAKVVERTAELEIAYKDTLITLIRAAEYKDEDTGAHVRRIAQYSRMLAKLLGLSKRDIRELYFASTMHDVGKIGIPDDILFKKSPFTPKEWKIMQTHSVIGATILKKGDSPLIKKGAEIAMNHHERWDGTGYPKGISGDAIPLSARIMAICDVYDALRSKRPYKPAFSHKKAVDIIINGDGRTMPEHFDPKVLAAFAAHPEYFEGIYEKYKDD; from the coding sequence ATGGACAACCCCGCTAAAATTCTTATTGTTGACGATGAAGCTCCAAACCGAGAGCTGTTAACCGTAATGCTCGAGTACGAAGGTTACAACGTAATCACAGTGAGCAGCGGTGAAGAAGCGTTGAAACGTGTGGAAGTTGAACCACCAGATTTAATATTACTTGATGTCATGATGCCAGGAATGAATGGTAATAAGGTTGTGGGTAAACTTAAATACAATCCACAGACTAAGTCTATCCCAGTCATTATGATCACGGCTTTGGATAGTAATACGGCTAAGCTGGCAGCTCTAAATTCAGGAGCTGAGGACTTTCTGAGCAAGCCTGTGGATCGAGCCGAACTTACGTTGCGTGTCCGAAACATGCTGCGCCTTAAAGACTACAGCGATCTGCTCTCTACGTACAATGACACTCTAGAAGCTAAGGTGGTCGAGCGTACTGCTGAGCTTGAAATTGCCTACAAAGACACATTAATAACCTTGATTCGCGCCGCTGAATACAAAGATGAAGATACTGGCGCTCACGTACGTCGTATCGCTCAGTATTCTCGTATGCTAGCCAAACTACTTGGACTTAGCAAACGAGATATAAGAGAGCTTTACTTTGCAAGTACCATGCACGATGTTGGTAAAATAGGTATACCCGATGATATTTTGTTTAAGAAATCACCCTTTACACCCAAAGAATGGAAAATAATGCAGACTCATAGTGTTATTGGTGCAACAATCCTTAAAAAGGGAGATTCTCCTCTTATCAAAAAGGGAGCCGAGATAGCGATGAATCATCATGAGCGCTGGGATGGTACCGGCTACCCTAAAGGTATATCAGGAGATGCTATCCCTTTATCTGCACGCATCATGGCCATATGCGATGTATATGATGCATTACGCTCGAAGCGTCCCTACAAACCCGCTTTCAGCCACAAAAAAGCAGTAGATATCATTATTAACGGGGATGGGAGAACAATGCCAGAACATTTCGATCCTAAAGTACTCGCTGCTTTTGCTGCCCACCCCGAATATTTTGAAGGCATATATGAAAAGTATAAAGATGACTAA
- a CDS encoding class GN sortase, whose translation MRPFKTGSIKRRQPARRFRIKSAHLQAVALICLISGGLFFSHGIYMWAKAQLAQVLIAQAWQNALQVTALAASKPRITSNAVKQSQNIKPWPWADTYPVAKLQFAQQSLYVLAGASGRTMAFGPGHMSPTPLPFEGGNSVITGHRDTHFSSLQYLNNGDLIEVETLTGKGQYRVTETFIVDQSQTQIIESQNQDQLTLITCYPFNSILPQPTLRFVVSAQRVFNVSSS comes from the coding sequence GTGCGCCCGTTCAAAACAGGTAGTATAAAAAGACGACAGCCAGCCCGCAGGTTTCGCATAAAAAGTGCGCATCTTCAGGCTGTTGCGCTTATCTGCTTAATCAGTGGCGGATTGTTTTTTTCTCATGGCATATATATGTGGGCCAAAGCACAATTAGCTCAAGTATTAATTGCCCAGGCTTGGCAAAATGCTTTGCAGGTCACCGCGCTTGCAGCGAGTAAACCTCGAATAACGTCAAACGCTGTTAAGCAAAGTCAAAACATTAAACCATGGCCTTGGGCAGACACCTACCCTGTGGCTAAATTACAATTCGCCCAGCAATCATTATATGTATTGGCTGGGGCGTCAGGACGTACAATGGCATTTGGTCCAGGGCATATGAGCCCAACGCCATTGCCGTTCGAAGGCGGTAATAGTGTTATAACGGGCCACAGAGACACCCACTTTTCGTCACTGCAATACCTTAATAATGGGGATTTAATAGAGGTAGAAACGCTTACGGGCAAAGGGCAATATAGGGTGACAGAAACATTTATTGTGGATCAGAGTCAAACCCAAATCATCGAATCACAAAACCAAGACCAACTCACCCTGATCACCTGTTATCCATTTAATTCAATATTACCGCAGCCAACCTTACGTTTTGTGGTTAGCGCACAGCGCGTGTTCAATGTGTCCAGTAGCTAA
- a CDS encoding marine proteobacterial sortase target protein, with amino-acid sequence MSLLLKLSGLLLVICTIGVLHSAASQYLIQPELNGDIMHKEQQSPVKYRQVVADKQIPQNVYVDSINDVAQGSLFYTRQQPPIEQNNTQSETGVLEHKRSYQLSPLLSTDVKIRVTGMIARTQVTQRFHNPSQDWVNGIYAFPLPENAAVDHLSITIGERVINGIIMPKEQAKAHFEKAQSQGRKASLIEQRRPNLFTNSIANIGPLESLSITIEYQQVVSLDEQTFSLRFPMTITPRYSPTTRHPHTKGIVASVNEQGWASSTAVLSQQIKPVAETTNPISISVDLDSGFLLNANDIVSEHHKVTISPKNKASSHDKMQDFHISFAQQQPANQDFSLTWRPAASDLPSAAHFSEIQGGYRYGLVMLTPPLQDTPNKQPMPRNVILLLDTSGSMAGESIVQAKQAVAFALTQLHADDKVNIIEFNDQPRPLWDRAMPANAANIQRAKNWVSGLIADGGTEMAPALTLALHNKTATNNEGTSPVNSTLRQVVFITDGSVSNEDALMNLIENELDNSRLFTIGIGSAPNSYFMTQAAQAGRGTFTYIGDVNQVQQKMRELFNKLTTPVMQDIHIDFVRETEFYPNVIPDLYAAQPVVIHYRVPVLHSKNGTAVQQSDNAIKVTGRQSALPWSVRMPLSPTPQRTGLGVAWARQKITQLSNTLRREQNQEMRQIWQKSITDLALEHHIVSQFTSLIAIDEQISRPKNENSKNKPIQHNLPAGSTMMAGNLPQTASNMPLHITLGLLLIGVALCARSKQVV; translated from the coding sequence ATGTCCCTTTTACTCAAACTTAGCGGCTTATTGCTGGTGATTTGCACAATAGGTGTATTGCACAGTGCCGCGTCACAGTACTTGATTCAACCAGAGCTCAATGGAGACATTATGCATAAAGAACAGCAAAGCCCAGTCAAATACCGCCAAGTAGTCGCGGATAAACAAATACCGCAAAACGTATATGTTGATAGCATCAATGATGTAGCACAAGGCAGCCTATTTTATACCCGCCAGCAGCCACCAATTGAACAGAATAATACGCAAAGCGAAACCGGCGTTCTTGAACACAAGCGCAGTTATCAATTGAGTCCCCTATTAAGTACAGATGTAAAAATTCGTGTGACTGGCATGATTGCTCGCACTCAGGTCACGCAGCGTTTTCATAACCCAAGTCAGGATTGGGTTAATGGTATCTATGCCTTTCCGCTACCAGAAAATGCTGCGGTAGATCATCTCAGCATTACCATAGGTGAGCGCGTAATCAACGGGATAATCATGCCTAAAGAACAAGCTAAAGCGCATTTTGAAAAAGCCCAAAGCCAAGGCAGAAAAGCGAGCTTAATAGAGCAACGCCGACCCAACCTTTTCACAAATTCGATAGCCAATATTGGCCCACTTGAATCCCTGAGTATCACCATTGAATATCAGCAAGTCGTGAGCTTAGATGAGCAAACGTTTAGTTTGCGTTTCCCTATGACGATAACTCCTCGCTATTCGCCCACTACCCGCCATCCCCACACAAAAGGCATCGTGGCAAGTGTGAACGAACAAGGCTGGGCTTCGAGTACTGCCGTCTTAAGCCAACAAATAAAACCTGTTGCTGAAACCACTAATCCCATTAGTATAAGCGTGGATCTAGACAGCGGTTTTTTACTCAATGCTAATGATATTGTCAGTGAGCACCACAAGGTAACCATATCGCCAAAAAATAAAGCCTCGAGCCACGATAAAATGCAGGACTTCCACATCAGTTTTGCTCAGCAGCAACCGGCTAATCAGGATTTCAGTTTGACGTGGCGTCCCGCTGCAAGTGATTTACCCAGCGCCGCACATTTCAGTGAAATTCAAGGTGGGTATCGTTACGGCCTCGTAATGTTGACACCTCCGTTGCAAGACACGCCTAACAAACAACCCATGCCAAGAAACGTTATTCTTTTGCTCGACACATCAGGCTCCATGGCGGGCGAGTCAATCGTACAAGCTAAACAAGCGGTCGCTTTTGCCCTCACCCAGCTACATGCCGACGATAAGGTGAATATTATTGAGTTTAACGACCAACCAAGACCCCTTTGGGATCGCGCAATGCCAGCCAATGCCGCTAATATTCAGCGCGCTAAAAACTGGGTATCTGGTTTAATTGCCGATGGCGGAACGGAAATGGCTCCTGCTTTAACGCTCGCTTTGCACAACAAAACTGCAACGAATAACGAGGGCACTTCACCTGTCAACTCGACGCTGCGCCAAGTCGTTTTTATCACCGATGGCAGTGTCAGCAACGAAGATGCGTTGATGAACCTTATCGAAAACGAGCTAGACAACAGCCGCTTATTTACCATTGGTATAGGCTCAGCGCCCAATAGCTACTTTATGACCCAAGCAGCACAAGCTGGTCGCGGCACGTTCACTTACATTGGCGATGTAAATCAAGTTCAGCAAAAAATGCGTGAACTATTTAATAAGCTAACGACACCTGTGATGCAAGACATTCATATCGACTTTGTCAGAGAAACAGAGTTCTATCCGAATGTTATTCCCGATTTATATGCTGCCCAGCCAGTCGTTATTCACTATCGGGTACCCGTGCTTCACAGCAAAAATGGCACGGCCGTGCAACAATCCGACAATGCTATCAAAGTAACGGGACGGCAATCGGCACTGCCATGGTCAGTACGTATGCCACTTAGCCCCACACCTCAACGTACAGGGTTAGGCGTGGCGTGGGCAAGACAGAAAATAACCCAACTAAGCAATACTTTACGTCGAGAACAGAATCAAGAGATGCGTCAAATATGGCAAAAAAGCATCACAGATCTTGCGCTGGAACACCATATCGTTAGCCAGTTCACTAGCTTAATTGCAATTGATGAGCAAATATCCAGACCCAAAAATGAAAACAGCAAAAACAAACCTATTCAGCATAACTTACCAGCAGGCTCCACGATGATGGCAGGAAACCTGCCGCAAACGGCCAGTAATATGCCATTGCACATAACCCTAGGACTATTGCTTATAGGGGTCGCGTTGTGCGCCCGTTCAAAACAGGTAGTATAA
- the pdsO gene encoding sortase-associated OmpA-like protein PdsO, giving the protein MKYAAIALTLSLIINHAITPLALADTNAARTLKKQNTQNDALGFGSGALFGTAIAGPVGGVVGAIFGLFISNDVNNDKALVRAESALANKDQQLLALQSANNLMHQQNMTQLASLKAIRADGAGIVESNVSTTPIETSIQFRTGSYLVEPHYQRQLNLFAQVLRQSPELQATLTGYADKRGNSNFNQALSQQRAISVKKYLTKQNVNPTQLRTESFGETQGLDTKHDQEELFFARKVTVSISNTPSVSIMARATH; this is encoded by the coding sequence ATGAAATATGCAGCCATCGCGTTAACCCTATCGCTTATTATCAACCACGCAATTACGCCATTAGCTTTGGCTGACACAAATGCAGCGCGCACGTTGAAAAAGCAAAACACTCAGAATGACGCTCTGGGTTTTGGCTCAGGGGCATTATTTGGCACGGCCATCGCTGGCCCCGTAGGCGGTGTGGTAGGCGCTATATTCGGTTTATTTATTTCCAATGATGTTAATAACGATAAAGCGCTTGTTCGTGCAGAATCTGCTCTGGCAAACAAAGATCAACAATTACTCGCACTGCAGTCGGCTAATAACCTTATGCACCAGCAAAACATGACCCAATTAGCCAGCTTAAAAGCAATACGTGCTGATGGCGCGGGGATAGTTGAAAGTAACGTGAGTACGACACCTATTGAAACCAGCATACAATTTCGCACTGGATCTTATCTAGTAGAACCCCATTACCAGCGCCAATTAAATTTGTTCGCCCAAGTACTGCGCCAGTCACCCGAATTACAGGCTACGTTAACGGGTTACGCTGATAAACGTGGCAATTCAAATTTCAATCAAGCGCTTTCACAACAACGCGCTATCAGCGTAAAAAAGTATCTTACTAAGCAAAACGTAAACCCTACACAACTGCGCACCGAATCGTTTGGTGAGACCCAAGGACTGGATACCAAACATGATCAAGAAGAATTATTTTTCGCTCGTAAAGTGACGGTTTCAATCAGTAACACCCCGTCAGTATCAATTATGGCCCGGGCAACTCACTAA
- the pdsR gene encoding proteobacterial dedicated sortase system response regulator encodes MSQRIALVEDDLAIRENYAGALKKQGYEVICYPNRQQAEQGFAQRLPDLAIIDIGLQGEIDGGFMVCQQLRSLSKTLPIIFFTARDNDYDIICGLRMGADDYLTKDISLPHLLARIAALFRRVALLNQPQLSEDVIQTGALSIDSKRMTVSWKEQDIELTVTEFWMLHAIAKYAGHVKSRQQLMDESKMVVDDSTITSHIKRIRKKFQQVDSEFDRIETVYGMGYRWKNGIEK; translated from the coding sequence ATGTCTCAACGTATTGCGCTAGTAGAAGATGACCTCGCTATTCGAGAGAATTACGCTGGAGCGCTGAAAAAACAAGGTTACGAAGTCATTTGTTACCCCAATAGGCAACAAGCAGAGCAAGGCTTTGCTCAGCGCTTACCTGATTTGGCGATCATAGATATTGGTTTGCAGGGGGAAATAGACGGCGGTTTTATGGTATGTCAGCAGTTGCGCAGTTTATCTAAAACATTGCCAATCATCTTTTTTACCGCGCGAGATAACGACTACGACATTATTTGTGGTCTACGAATGGGGGCGGACGATTACTTAACCAAAGATATCAGCCTACCGCATTTGCTGGCGCGTATCGCAGCCTTGTTTCGCCGAGTGGCTTTGTTGAATCAGCCTCAATTATCCGAAGACGTTATTCAAACAGGTGCGTTGAGTATTGACAGCAAACGCATGACGGTTAGTTGGAAAGAGCAGGATATAGAACTAACAGTGACCGAGTTTTGGATGCTGCATGCCATCGCTAAATATGCTGGACATGTAAAGAGTCGCCAACAATTGATGGATGAATCTAAAATGGTGGTTGATGACAGCACTATTACCTCTCATATCAAGCGTATTCGTAAGAAATTTCAGCAAGTGGACAGCGAATTTGATCGTATCGAAACAGTTTATGGTATGGGTTATCGCTGGAAAAATGGAATTGAAAAATAA
- the pdsS gene encoding proteobacterial dedicated sortase system histidine kinase encodes MPSSFSQPVNKPSTRRPFRLRFGIRVKLLALSLFLFAIPWLGYQFVWELESYLRIGQEQTMVGTARAVATALHERPSLFDTQSAYLTDVKPGTDLYAHKIHDPIRLDGNLDDWLDYQHLSIEYGQAHLLNFDVEYQPDSFHFRHMVGQFGMYLYAMFEVTDEAVLLRNKDSLRVDRNDYLQIAMTAPDDSFKRYVVAPQEAGWVNAYLLSEPLDSMRPVALETQIQGRWLNTEQGYNIELRFPLGMMSSKIAFAITDVDDPVTRSMRYRIGTANPNKVDALGTVLVPSPEIEKIIKGLKYSNARVWVIDKHKRVLARSGSIHKSVGLSATAYTAESPNDTDWWQKIERDWLLPIYYQILTKPPAEFIDDLQDAYALQGQDINDALAGTPASLWRLSPDNKAVILSAAHPIYIDENVMGAVVVEQTTNGIRTLRNRALEKLFHVILAVMGLGTLALFLFASRMSFRIRKLRNQTEAAIDSNGKIVATIPNANARDEIGDLATTFNIVLGKLGQYNAYLQNMSARLSHELRTPVAIVKSSLENLQLSEQSPEDAQYIDRAQLGIKRLSTILNNMSEATRLEQAIQSSEREEFDITALLEGYVAGYRMTYSSHEFTFNNQHEGTMLSGSADLFGQMLDKIIANALEFSPTHTVIKVTFGQSGNHHLLTIDNDGPALPQDMQDKLFDSMVSVRSEHGSTQPHLGLGLYMAKVIAQFHGADIQIENRLTADGEHLGVRVSLTF; translated from the coding sequence ATGCCAAGCTCATTCAGTCAGCCAGTAAATAAACCTTCAACTAGACGACCATTTCGTCTGCGTTTCGGGATCCGCGTAAAGTTGCTGGCTCTATCACTTTTTCTATTTGCTATTCCCTGGCTGGGGTATCAATTCGTGTGGGAACTAGAAAGTTACCTGCGCATAGGGCAAGAGCAAACTATGGTCGGCACTGCGAGAGCAGTGGCAACCGCGCTTCACGAACGTCCTTCTTTGTTCGATACACAAAGTGCTTACTTAACCGATGTGAAACCTGGTACTGATCTATACGCTCATAAAATTCACGATCCCATTCGTCTGGACGGTAATTTGGATGACTGGCTCGACTATCAACACTTGAGTATCGAGTATGGGCAAGCTCATTTATTGAATTTCGACGTTGAATATCAGCCTGACAGTTTTCACTTTAGGCATATGGTCGGGCAGTTCGGTATGTATTTGTACGCCATGTTTGAAGTAACCGACGAGGCGGTGCTGCTGCGTAATAAAGACAGTTTACGGGTTGATCGTAATGATTACCTACAAATAGCGATGACAGCGCCAGACGACAGCTTTAAACGCTATGTGGTTGCGCCACAGGAAGCCGGTTGGGTGAATGCCTATTTACTATCAGAGCCGTTGGACTCTATGCGACCAGTGGCGCTAGAAACTCAAATTCAAGGACGCTGGCTGAACACCGAGCAAGGCTATAATATTGAACTACGTTTCCCGCTCGGGATGATGAGCAGTAAAATTGCCTTTGCCATTACCGACGTGGATGATCCCGTTACGCGCAGCATGCGTTATCGCATTGGCACTGCTAATCCGAACAAAGTTGATGCCCTTGGCACTGTATTGGTGCCATCACCAGAAATTGAAAAAATTATCAAAGGCCTTAAGTATTCCAACGCGCGGGTGTGGGTGATTGATAAACATAAACGGGTGTTAGCACGCTCGGGAAGTATTCATAAATCTGTGGGGTTGAGCGCCACGGCTTACACGGCTGAAAGCCCAAATGATACTGACTGGTGGCAAAAAATAGAACGTGATTGGCTACTGCCTATTTACTACCAAATTTTAACTAAGCCGCCAGCGGAATTTATCGACGACTTGCAAGATGCTTATGCGCTTCAGGGCCAAGATATTAATGATGCGTTGGCGGGTACACCTGCTTCGTTGTGGCGTTTAAGTCCAGACAATAAAGCGGTGATACTATCTGCTGCTCATCCTATCTATATAGATGAAAATGTAATGGGTGCGGTGGTTGTTGAGCAAACAACAAATGGTATACGCACGCTGAGAAACCGCGCGCTAGAAAAACTTTTTCATGTGATTTTAGCAGTGATGGGGCTAGGCACATTAGCCTTATTTTTGTTTGCGTCACGTATGTCATTTCGTATTCGTAAGCTAAGAAACCAAACAGAAGCGGCAATCGATAGTAACGGCAAGATAGTGGCAACGATCCCCAATGCCAATGCGCGCGATGAAATCGGCGACTTGGCCACCACGTTTAACATAGTATTGGGAAAGTTGGGACAATATAACGCCTATTTACAGAACATGTCGGCTCGCTTGTCTCATGAATTACGCACGCCAGTGGCGATCGTTAAATCCTCTCTAGAAAATTTACAGCTTAGTGAGCAAAGCCCAGAAGATGCACAATATATTGACCGTGCACAACTGGGTATAAAACGCTTAAGTACGATCTTAAACAATATGAGTGAGGCAACACGCCTCGAACAGGCAATTCAAAGCAGTGAGCGGGAGGAGTTTGATATAACTGCACTGCTAGAAGGGTATGTGGCGGGTTATCGTATGACGTATTCCAGCCATGAATTTACCTTTAATAATCAACATGAAGGCACCATGCTTTCCGGGTCGGCAGACCTATTTGGACAAATGCTGGATAAAATAATCGCTAATGCGCTGGAATTTAGCCCAACCCATACAGTCATAAAGGTTACCTTCGGGCAAAGTGGCAATCATCATTTACTCACGATCGATAACGACGGTCCAGCTCTACCACAAGATATGCAAGACAAGCTCTTCGATTCAATGGTTTCAGTGCGAAGTGAGCATGGCTCTACTCAACCCCATCTTGGCCTAGGATTATATATGGCTAAAGTTATTGCCCAGTTTCATGGTGCAGATATTCAAATTGAAAATCGATTAACTGCAGACGGCGAACATCTTGGTGTGCGCGTATCCCTTACCTTCTAG